The segment CGGCAGGTTGAAGGAAGAGGCCGAAGTTCAGTTCCGAGCGGCGGATCAACAAGCGATCACGTCGATGCCTGCGTTGCTTCGCTCACTTGCGAACGTGACCGTGAAACGAGGTGACTGGACTCAGCCCGCTATGGGATACTCACTGGATGCCAATCAAGACGTCACCGTGTATTTAGCGGTCGATCATCGCGGCGATCCCAAGCTGCCCTCAGCTTGGAAGGAAACCGACATGACGATGCGTTGGGGCAAGGGGCATCACGATCGGATCTATCGCCGCGATTTTCCGGCTGGAACGATTGAGATTCCTGGCAACGACACCGAACACCAAACGGGATCCTTTGGGATGCCTCACATGGCGTTTGTTCAAGGTGATCCAAAATTGGAGGTGGTGCCGAATGCAACTGCCGTCGTTCGTTATCCGGTCCAAGCTGAAACGGCGGAATCCGGTTCGGCTGGTGGCAAGCAAGCCGTCGAAGTCACGATGCAGGTGGACGCCAGCGGAACGAACGAATGGCGAAACGCGCGGCAATGGAACTTGGAAGAAAACGAATCGTTGGTGGAGCTGTTGCCGGCTGACTTGAATGCGGTGTGGGTACGATTCAAAGTCCACCAAGCTTGCGTCGCTACCGCGTTCATGCACCAGACATCCGGCTACCCAAACCAAGCCTCTGACGACGAATTGTTCGCTGGCTTGGCGGATGCGAACGATTCGGAGGCGGTGTCCGCGCTTTTGTATCCCGCCAAACGAAGTCGTGATCTGCGGGTTTTGGGAGCGGAACAGAAAGCCTTCGAATTCACCAAGGGTCGCTTCGAGTTTGAAGAGGATGAGTGGGACGTGGAGCTGGCGAAGAAGCTGCATGTGGAACCCGAGTTCACGGTCGATGCGGCTTCTGCGATCGTTCAATATCAAGGAGTCCGTTATCGGCTGCCCAAGACGGACGCGGTCTATGATCAGCCTTTCTCGGATGGTTGGCCGCGAGCTCTACGCGAGGTGGAGTCGGAACGTACGATCGCGAATATTCACGGGACGTTTTATGAGGTTCCGCTGGTCACCAACGGGGCGCCGCCAGCTTGGAATTTGATGCGTCCCGTTGCCACGCACCGCAAACGCATCACGGACTATTGTTCGTGGAACGGATTGTTGGTGTTAGCCGGTGTTCGCGGCGATGCCACATCAGGCCAACACATTTTTCGCGACCCAACTTCCGACATGGGACTTTGGATGGGCGGTGTGGATGACCTGTGGAAGTTCGGCAAGCCGACAGGCCGAGGAGGACCTTGGAAAGAGACGGCGGTCCGAGCGGGCGAAGTGTCAGATCCTTATTTGATGCGTGGTTTTGACCAGAAGAGCGTTCGACTTTCCCACTCCCATGACGGTCCGGTTGAGTTCACTTTGGAAGTGGATTTAGACGGAGAAGGCCGTTGGGTGTCTTTGGAAACGTTTCGCGTCCCTGCATCAGCGACGTTGGAGCATCCGTTCCCAGCCGGTTTTTCAGCGTGTTGGATTCGGGCGAAATGCAATACCGACACACAGGCAACGGTCCAGTTCGAATATCGCTGAGTCGCGACCCCTCGAAGTTGATTCTTCGAAGTTGAGGAACTTTTTGTGTTGACTGGTCGAAGTGTGACCGATATCGTTAATCGTGAATTGACGATTGGATAGCGAGGCGACTGCGGCGAGTGAGTCTCGGTCGTGTGGACTCTGCCATCAAAACACAAATTTTTTTTACACCAAGCCATCGCTTATCGGCGATTGGCGAAAAAAGGAGCGAGTCGATGAGTCACGTGCAGATTTACGATCGAGCGATGTGTTGCAGCACGGGCGTGTGTGGACCTCAGGTGGACCAGACGTTGCCAACCTTTGCAGCCGATTTGGATTGGTTGAAGCAGCAAGGGCACCAAGTCCAGCGTTTCAATTTGGCGCAGGACCCAGCGGAGTTCGCGGCGAATGCGACGGTTCAGCGGATGTTGAGTGAGGCCGGGGTGGAGTGTTTGCCGCTGGTATTGGTCGATGGCCAGATCGTCAGCCGCAGTGACTATCCCACTCGCGAAAATTTGGCGTTGTGGACCGCGACGAAGCTTTCGGTGAAGACGATGTTGCCGACCGCGGATGGCGGATGTTGTGGCGATTCAGGTTGCTGCTGAATCATCGTTTTTTTGTGGTTCTGTTCTTCTATCACTTGGCCTGTCATGCATTATCTCGATAACCCCACACGCAATTTGTTTTTCACTGGCAAGGGAGGCGTCGGCAAAACCTCGATGGCCTGTGCCACCGCCGTCCGTTTGGCAGATCAAGGCCGACGGGTGTTGCTGGTGTCGACCGATCCAGCGTCCAACTTGGATGAAGTGTTGGGAGTGACGCTGGGGAACCAACCAACCGCGGTTCCGGCGGTGAGCCAGTTGTGGGCGATGAACATCGATCCGGAAAAGGCCGCCGCGGAATATCGTGAACGCATGGTGGGGCCATACCGAGGCGTCTTGCCGGATGCCGCCGTGCAAAGCATGGAAGAGCAATTCTCCGGTTCGTGCACCGTTGAGATAGCCGCTTTCGACGAGTTTGCTCGGTTGCTCGGCGATGCGTCGGCCACCGAAGACTTCGACCACATCGTGTTCGACACTGCTCCGACGGGACACACCTTGCGTTTGCTGACGTTGCCTTCGGCTTGGTCGGGATACATGGAAACCAACACGTCGGGAACATCCTGTCTGGGGCCTCTGGCGGGTTTGCAAAAGCAACAAGCGATCTATCGATCGACTGTCGAATCGCTCAGTGATGCTGAACGGACGACGTTGGTCTTGGTCACTCGTCCGGAGGCATCCACGCTTCGTGAGGCGGACCGAACCAGCCACGAACTTCGCGAGCTGGGAGTGCAGAATCAAGCGTTGGTGATCAATGGGATGTTCCGCGCAACGACTCCAACGGACGAAGTCGCGGTCGCGATGCAATCGCGATGTGAGTCCGCACTGGAAACGATGCCGAGCGGGTTGTCTGGTTTGCAACGCACGGAGGTTCCTTTGGCACCGCAGGGTTTAATTGGGGTGGAAACGCTGCGTCGTGTTGGTCAAACGCACGGCGATTCGTCGGTGTCACCCAAGCCGACTGAAGGAGAGGTAACGATGCTCCATTCTTTGCCAACCTCAGAGCTGATTGACCAATTGGCGGCGCAGGAACGTGGCGTGATCATGACGATGGGCAAAGGAGGCGTCGGCAAGACCACCGTGGCAGCCGCCGTTGCGGTCGCATTGGCCGAGCGAGGATTGAAGGTGCATTTGTCGACCACGGACCCGGCGGCTCATGTCAGCGCGGCGATGGCAGCGGACGAAATCAGCGGTCTAACAATCAGCCGCATTGATCCGGCGGAAGTGACGGAAGCCTATCGACAAGAGGTGTTGAGCACCGCCGGAGCGGATTTAGATGACCAAGGTAAGGAGTTGCTCGAAGAAGATTTGCGATCGCCGTGCACCGAAGAAATCGCGGTGTTCCGAGCCTTCGCTGACGCGGTGGCGGAGGGGGAAGATGGCTTCGTCGTTCTCGACACCGCACCCACAGGACACACCATCTTGCTGCTTGATTCAGCGTTGGCCTATCATCGCGAAGTATCACGTCAAGCCAACGAGGTGCCCGAAAGTGTCCAAAAACTGTTGCCGCGATTGCGTGATCCCGGCTTCACTCGCGTCTTGGTCGTGACCTTGCCAGAGTCGACTCCGGTTCACGAAGCCGAACGCTTGCAACAGGACCTCCGCCGAGCGGAGATTGAACCGTTCGCGTGGGTGATCAACCAATCGCTCGCCAGCCTGAGCGTTCACGATC is part of the Rhodopirellula halodulae genome and harbors:
- the arsD gene encoding arsenite efflux transporter metallochaperone ArsD — translated: MSHVQIYDRAMCCSTGVCGPQVDQTLPTFAADLDWLKQQGHQVQRFNLAQDPAEFAANATVQRMLSEAGVECLPLVLVDGQIVSRSDYPTRENLALWTATKLSVKTMLPTADGGCCGDSGCC
- the arsA gene encoding arsenical pump-driving ATPase encodes the protein MHYLDNPTRNLFFTGKGGVGKTSMACATAVRLADQGRRVLLVSTDPASNLDEVLGVTLGNQPTAVPAVSQLWAMNIDPEKAAAEYRERMVGPYRGVLPDAAVQSMEEQFSGSCTVEIAAFDEFARLLGDASATEDFDHIVFDTAPTGHTLRLLTLPSAWSGYMETNTSGTSCLGPLAGLQKQQAIYRSTVESLSDAERTTLVLVTRPEASTLREADRTSHELRELGVQNQALVINGMFRATTPTDEVAVAMQSRCESALETMPSGLSGLQRTEVPLAPQGLIGVETLRRVGQTHGDSSVSPKPTEGEVTMLHSLPTSELIDQLAAQERGVIMTMGKGGVGKTTVAAAVAVALAERGLKVHLSTTDPAAHVSAAMAADEISGLTISRIDPAEVTEAYRQEVLSTAGADLDDQGKELLEEDLRSPCTEEIAVFRAFADAVAEGEDGFVVLDTAPTGHTILLLDSALAYHREVSRQANEVPESVQKLLPRLRDPGFTRVLVVTLPESTPVHEAERLQQDLRRAEIEPFAWVINQSLASLSVHDPVLLGRQQSERPYLQEVMNQHAKQAVIIPWQSTPPIGLDGLRELMKSEAIC